In Phaeodactylum tricornutum CCAP 1055/1 chromosome 10, whole genome shotgun sequence, a single genomic region encodes these proteins:
- the Alpha--fucosyltransferase gene encoding predicted protein, with product MSLRKRGGDGNPDDLTTRRHGDRLSWGHLMHGVKAKSPCLGRIRSLVPCRLLIILSVLLGVCFMYVRTNSVLWVDPVRPDSTVTSETFSTIAPDAPLKHILYFTPYWDGKDYHFGTGQEPFLQANCPVNRCFATIDRGHLPTLADFDAFLVHAHYDHIRVSEFRNISTWRQPHHRFVLLAMESPDYGSPRIPARPFELDYREGTVDPFDDFFHWTMSYRWDSDLPRPYGWFQDRQSTEFYPSLPKSWKPYDEAEFLRWLPRQPPAFRQLARRPQKVAWVVSNCNAASGRDDYVRELQKYIPVDVFGRCSGTPCDQPYNSIQVDNCTVRVREDYKFYLGFENTFCNDYATEKFFGRVGNNLVVTMGQANYSRLAPPHSHLDVRDFPSPRALAERLRYLDQNDTAYLSYFWWHAHYRVYPAHLAQKPREEHFSRSMCKLCERLHAPEAERAAPTYSDLQTWWTEPSECGKQQRAVTASWKFDP from the coding sequence ATGTCACTTCGCAAGCGTGGTGGAGACGGCAACCCGGACGATCTCACAACGCGTCGACACGGGGACCGACTCTCTTGGGGGCACCTGATGCACGGGGTAAAAGCGAAGTCCCCATGCCTTGGACGAATCCGATCACTCGTACCGTGTCGGCTCCTAATAATACTCAGTGTGCTCCTGGGAGTTTGCTTTATGTACGTACGAACAAATTCCGTGTTGTGGGTGGATCCTGTGCGACCGGATTCGACAGTCACTTCGGAAACGTTTTCTACGATTGCGCCGGACGCTCCGCTCAAACATATTCTCTACTTTACTCCGTATTGGGACGGGAAAGATTATCATTTCGGGACAGGTCAGGAACCCTTCCTCCAGGCCAATTGTCCCGTCAATCGCTGTTTTGCTACAATAGATCGTGGTCATTTGCCGACCCTAGCGGATTTCGACGCCTTTCTCGTGCACGCGCATTACGATCATATCCGCGTATCTGAATTCCGTAATATCTCCACTTGGAGGCAGCCCCATCATCGCTTTGTTCTACTCGCAATGGAGAGCCCCGATTACGGTAGTCCACGAATTCCAGCACGACCGTTCGAACTTGACTACCGGGAAGGCACCGTTGATCCCTTTGATGATTTCTTCCACTGGACCATGAGTTACCGTTGGGACAGTGATCTGCCTCGCCCTTACGGATGGTTCCAGGATAGACAATCGACCGAGTTCTATCCATCCCTTCCCAAATCCTGGAAACCTtacgacgaagccgaattTCTTCGGTGGCTGCCTCGTCAACCCCCTGCCTTTCGTCAATTGGCGCGGAGGCCCCAGAAAGTGGCCTGGGTGGTGTCTAACTGCAACGCCGCATCGGGTCGGGACGACTACGTCCGGGAACTCCAAAAGTATATTCCTGTAGACGTGTTTGGTCGTTGTTCCGGCACGCCCTGTGACCAACCCTACAACTCAATCCAAGTCGACAATTGTACCGTACGCGTGCGCGAAGACTACAAGTTCTACCTCGGTTTTGAAAACACCTTCTGCAACGACTACGCCACGGAAAAGTTCTTTGGACGTGTCGGGAACAACCTCGTCGTCACAATGGGCCAGGCCAATTATAGTCGCCTCGCTCCACCCCATTCCCATTTGGACGTCCGGGACTTTCCTTCACCCCGGGCTCTGGCCGAACGTTTGCGGTACCTCGACCAGAACGACACCGCCTACTTGAGCTACTTTTGGTGGCACGCACACTACCGCGTCTATCCGGCACACCTTGCTCAGAAACCCCGTGAGGAACACTTTAGCCGCAGCATGTGCAAATTATGCGAACGGTTACACGCACCCGAGGCGGAGAGAGCGGCTCCCACGTACAGCGATTTGCAAACCTGGTGGACGGAACCCTCCGAATGCGGAAAGCAACAACGCGCCGTCACGGCCTCGTGGAAGTTCGATCCGTGA
- a CDS encoding predicted protein, which translates to MLDKGSIVIRQATQEDLDVVYNLIREKAAFDQSLGDSQTVVLVTLDSLRGTLFNENPYAHLLLATSDDRILGLALYHFCFSSFRGQPSLWLDDLFVRETYRNQGTGLAFMHELAAVAHTHGCSHLSWTAHARNTRGLVFYARIGA; encoded by the coding sequence ATGTTGGACAAGGGTTCCATTGTAATCCGCCAGGCAACTCAAGAAGACTTGGACGTCGTGTACAACCTGATTCGCGAAAAGGCTGCCTTTGACCAATCGCTTGGTGACAGCCAAACCGTCGTCCTAGTCACTCTGGACAGTCTAAGGGGCACACTCTTTAACGAAAATCCTTATGCACACCTCCTGCTAGCGACTTCCGATGACCGTATCCTAGGCTTGGCGCTCTACCATTTTTGTTTCTCATCATTCCGCGGACAGCCGAGTCTGTGGTTGGATGACCTGTTTGTTCGCGAAACCTATCGTAACCAAGGCACCGGACTCGCTTTCATGCACGAATTGGCGGCTGTGGCACACACCCACGGTTGCTCACACTTGTCCTGGACGGCCCACGCACGTAACACGCGCGGCTTGGTGTTCTATGCCCGAATCGGCGCC
- a CDS encoding predicted protein: protein MANADGILEAAHPYYPHASEYGHELPQQPPEVWSITDFGRVNERSRDGSVHATDEVFNTASHFAATFLSFLGTVLLVVQASARHEPWKIVSFSIYGASLVFLFAASTLHHGLTGVHEAFFRRLDYLAIYPLISGTFTPLCLVFYHDSLIGWVFGATVWAIAILGMVATAFWFHKIPKWLSMTAYMTLGWLGACMTYWLIPVLGMDGFGLFLFGGILYTGGGYVFYTERPNPYPGTFGFHEIWHVTVVLAATCHWLLMYTYVLPWESAT from the coding sequence ATGGCGAACGCCGATGGTATCCTAGAGGCTGCGCATCCCTACTACCCACACGCAAGCGAGTACGGGCATGAGCTACCGCAGCAGCCACCCGAGGTCTGGAGTATCACCGACTTTGGTCGAGTCAATGAACGTTCACGGGACGGCAGCGTCCACGCGACAGACGAAGTCTTCAACACCGCTTCGCATTTTGCCGCCACCTTTCTCAGCTTCCTCGGCACGGTCCTACTCGTTGTGCAAGCTAGCGCTCGACACGAACCGTGGAAAATTGTCAGCTTTAGTATATACGGCGCGTCGCTCGTCTTTCTGTTCGCCGCCAGTACCTTGCACCACGGCTTGACCGGAGTGCACGAAGCCTTCTTTCGTAGACTGGACTATCTCGCCATCTACCCCTTAATTTCCGGTACATTTACCCCGCTCTGTTTGGTCTTCTACCATGACAGTCTTATTGGATGGGTCTTTGGTGCCACCGTCTGGGCCATTGCCATACTCGGCATGGTGGCCACTGCATTCTGGTTCCACAAAATTCCCAAATGGTTGTCCATGACTGCCTACATGACGCTGGGTTGGTTGGGAGCGTGCATGACCTATTGGCTCATACCAGTCTTGGGAatggatggttttggacTCTTTTTGTTCGGCGGAATCTTGTACACCGGGGGAGGATACGTTTTCTACACTGAACGACCGAACCCCTATCCCGGAACCTTTGGCTTTCACGAAATATGGCACGTGACGGTCGTACTTGCCGCTACCTGCCATTGGCTACTCATGTACACTTACGTCCTGCCATGGGAAAGCGCGACATGA
- a CDS encoding predicted protein yields the protein MQRLYSLVGKARGRLGCAPSVRRRAQKVDPAVRVAVATEMGDADGTAELAALREELTQAQALYEASHAQEIFLGQRTRQYRIALDERARMLKTERRESSLEDPEAGQQELPRDWDRRMEAWERDEDTLQTVIEQHKEIVANCETIRRRIEELTVRQETLLAIQRQSDAFCEAAQQERIADREHDALLLEGVDAAPDEVSQDCRIEEGELPSSTETSPSPSGEEYRGLIAKDMSDTASITPAEQQQNISIQVV from the coding sequence ATGCAGCGTTTGTACAGTCTAGTGGGGAAAGCCCGTGGACGGCTTGGGTGTGCCCCATCGGTCCGTCGTCGTGCCCAGAAGGTGGATCCGGCGGTACGGGTCGCCGTGGCGACGGAGATGGGGGACGCGGACGGCACGGCGGAGCTGGCGGCTCTGAGGGAGGAATTGACGCAAGCGCAGGCTCTGTACGAGGCGTCGCACGCTCAAGAAATCTTTCTCGGACAGCGGACGCGACAGTATCGAATCGCGCTGGATGAACGGGCCCGAATGCTCAAGACGGAGCGACGGGAGTCTAGTCTGGAGGATCCGGAAGCAGGCCAACAAGAGCTCCCACGCGACTGGGACCGGCGTATGGAAGCGTGGGAGAGGGACGAAGATACCCTGCAGACGGTAATTGAGCAACACAAGGAGATTGTTGCCAATTGTGAAACAATTCGCCGGAGAATCGAAGAACTCACGGTACGGCAGGAAACGCTGTTGGCAATTCAAAGACAAAGCGATGCTTTTTGTGAGGCAGCGCAGCAGGAGCGGATTGCGGATCGTGAGCACGATGCTCTGCTGTTAGAAGGCGTTGATGCGGCACCAGATGAAGTATCACAGGATTGTCGCATCGAAGAAGGAGAGCTTCCATCTAGCACCGAAACGTCACCCTCTCCTTCTGGAGAGGAGTATCGAGGGCTCATTGCCAAAGATATGTCGGATACAGCATCAATCACACCAGCggagcagcaacaaaataTATCTATACAAGTGGTCTGA
- a CDS encoding predicted protein, producing MKVAYIGCLLLALFADEGEGASVRGSKDDVVAVEAPPRVRHSSSTALVSVPQRRLAEDAFEPLTCNSSFSSCIPWTSRWGRSAVKTTLIVIPCGQCIVMNLDSPKLTLQEGIDIRGKLVFPDRYELTVETPEVVVQGELEMRSSKLVDGSPAIKFVLYGNGDRHFDPVNNNRNACGGSSCNGGARPITVAGGKVNLNGLPTNTPTWLHVYDVIGSSAIVVSNSVRNKWGAGATIVITSEHQGYFGEQVRKITSISNVGSNSVRLNLDQPINRPVTLRDSPDFATEVALLSRNIVFEGAPGTKGGHFWIMHTPRVRQRIEGVELVNFGQEGLLGRYPIHFHMCGDVSGSVVVKNTIRNSNQRCVVVHGTNNLLVQENVAYFTKGHCYMLEDGIETGNQFIRNIGIRTIKAKVTIPNMGSNGRESDRSASTFWITNADNSWIGNVVAGSEALGFWFELLVRGNLANEHQDFDPMMVPTRKFEDNVVHSVFGVGMTYYLSGYIPETLQYFKNNKFFRNHHLALRIHRTRNIVLTGNKFSDNRYAIQIDRDEEIHVTDTTIVGYSDLFKDVVRRNRFAQAPCAQGISFQSTNPWKDKMDSELNGVILDKVRFSGFSNAVCSSSTAIELDSRLDGYKSFEMFSQYSGATVSDANSIDFCRGKSAGARDVYVSDTTGSLLDGVASAPSTLMVNSPELASFVNPSACTENAARCYTYCSNTCFRTVHYYVPVGQSRDYKLKVCDRKDASDCTVLSGYVHFNHPWPRRFAVHVPSGREYDTYFLDKGVPVYPTNVEIVFQEKLCPTAPDDDDIALLYKARGTTFPPTPSPTTALAACGNLIANSDFERGYNGYWDAQGAGTLSTTAGYKSATAMYYASGNRNRYWVGPSHQWREGLDLKCLKQGTTWEFSARLKLVDSTTGRGASCNTGSSSEGEMCPQVQLIVRDQSWTQHSFRISGFDGGDTWVANGFNEFKGYWTIPANGSGWRGGVANMRVILSEFPLGMDLVVDDFELTQFV from the exons ATGAAAGTTGCCTACATTGGATGTCTTCTGTTGGCGCTCTTTGCGGATGAAGGCGAAGGCGCCTCTGTCCGTGGATCCAAAGACGACGTTGTCGCCGTCGAAGCACCCCCTCGAGTCCGTCACTCTTCCAGCACCGCGCTTGTATCGGTTCCTCAACGTCGACTCGCGGAAGATGCTTTTGAACCACTCACTTGCAATTCGAGCTTTTCCAGTTGCATTCCATGGACATCGCGTTGGGGGCGGAGTGCCGTCAAGACCACCCTCATCGTCATCCCATGTGGCCAATGTATTGTGATGAATCTCGACAGTCCCAAGCTCACCCTGCAAGAAGGTATCGATATCCGGGGTAAGCTCGTATTTCCCGACCGTTATGAGCTTACTGTGGAGACACCAGAGGTTGTGGTTCAAGGCGAGCTCGAGATGAGAAGCTCCAAGCTTGTCGACGGGAGCCCCGCAATTAAGTTTGTCTTGTATGGTAACGGTGATCGACATTTTGATCcagtcaacaacaacaggaACGCTTGCGGCGGGTCCAGCTGCAACGGAGGGGCTCGCCCCATTACAGTAGCTGGTGGAAAAGTCAACC TTAATGGCCTTCCTACAAACACTCCAACCTGGCTACACGTTTACGACGTTATCGGAAGCTCGGCCATTGTCGTTTCCAATTCGGTCCGTAATAAATGGGGTGCCGGCGCAACTATCGTCATCACCTCTGAGCACCAAGGTTACTTTGGCGAGCAAGTTCGTAAAATCACCAGCATTTCGAACGTCGGCTCCAATAGCGTCCGTCTCAATCTCGACCAACCCATCAACCGTCCGGTCACGCTTCGCGACAGCCCAGACTTTGCCACCGAGGTAGCCTTGCTGTCACGCAACATTGTCTTTGAAGGGGCCCCCGGAACGAAGGGTGGCCACTTTTGGATCATGCACACTCCCCGAGTGAGGCAGCGTATCGAAGGAGTGGAACTCGTTAACTTCGGACAAGAAGGCCTCTTGGGTAGATACCCAATCCACTTTCACATGTGCGGGGATGTCTCAGGCTCGGTAGTAGTCAAGAATACCATTCGCAATTCCAACCAGCGCTGCGTTGTCGTCCACGGTACCAACAACCTCCTTGTTCAAGAAAATGTAGCCTATTTCACCAAAGGACACTGTTACATGTTAGAAGATGGCATCGAGACGGGCAATCAGTTTATACGAAACATTGGCATACGCACTATTAAAGCAAAGGTCACTATTCCGAACATGGGTAGCAACGGCAGGGAATCTGATAGGTCTGCCAGTACCTTCTGGATCACGAACGCTGACAACTCGTGGATCGGAAATGTAGTAGCCGGATCCGAAGCCCTGGGCTTTTGGTTTGAGCTGTTGGTCCGTGGAAACCTGGCCAACGAGCACCAAGACTTTGATCCTATGATGGTTCCGACCCGCAAGTTCGAAGACAACGTCGTTCATAGCGTATTTGGGGTAGGGATGACCTACTACTTGAGCGGTTACATCCCGGAAACACTGCAGTacttcaaaaacaacaagtTCTTCCGCAACCATCACCTTGCGCTCCGTATCCACCGGACACGAAACATCGTTCTGACTGGCAATAAGTTCTCGGACAACAGATATGCCATTCAAATCGAtcgtgacgaagaaattcaTGTCACCGACACAACCATTGTTGGCTATTCCGATCTATTCAAGGACGTGGTCAGAAGGAATCGCTTTGCCCAAGCACCTTGCGCCCAAGGGATATCTTTCCAATCGACTAATCCATGGAAAGACAAGATGGATTCGGAGCTCAACGGTGTCATTTTGGACAAAGTCAGATTTTCTGGATTTTCCAACGCGGTGTGTTCGTCTTCAACCGCAATCGAGCTGGATTCCCGACTCGACGGGTACAAATCGTTCGAGATGTTCTCACAGTACTCCGGCGCCACCGTAAGTGACGCGAACTCGATTGACTTTTGTCGTGGAAAGTCTGCCGGTGCACGTGATGTGTACGTGTCCGATACCACAGGTTCTCTTCTCGACGGCGTTGCCTCTGCTCCTTCTACTCTGATGGTCAACTCGCCGGAGCTGGCAAGCTTTGTCAATCCCAGTGCATGTACCGAAAACGCAGCTCGATGCTACACCTACTGTAGCAACACTTGCTTCCGCACCGTTCACTACTACGTCCCAGTGGGCCAAAGTCGAGACTACAAGCTCAAAGTATGCGACCGCAAGGACGCGTCCGACTGTACCGTACTCTCCGGTTACGTACACTTTAACCACCCCTGGCCTCGCCGATTTGCCGTGCATGTCCCGTCAGGACGGGAGTACGACACTTACTTCCTCGACAAGGGAGTGCCTGTGTACCCAACGAATGTCGAGATTGTGTTCCAGGAAAAGCTTTGCCCAACGGCAccggatgatgatgatatCGCTCTTCTCTACAAGGCTCGAGGTACCACCTTTCCCCCCACGCCTAGTCCGACGACAGCTCTCGCCGCATGTGGAAACTTGATCGCAAACTCGGACTTTGAGCGTGGTTACAACGGATATTGGGATGCACAAGGAGCCGGTACATTGTCTACCACAGCTGGCTATAAATCTGCCACAGCTATGTACTACGCCTCTGGTAATCGCAACCGGTACTGGGTGGGACCATCACACCAATGGCGAGAAGGTCTGGACTTGAAATGTCTAAAGCAGGGTACCACATGGGAGTTTTCTGCTCGCTTGAAGCTTGTCGACTCAACGACTGGAAGGGGAGCCTCATGTAACACAGGCTCGTCCTCGGAAGGCGAAATGTGCCCTCAGGTGCAGCTCATTGTGCGCGACCAATCTTGGACTCAGCATTCTTTCCGGATCAGCGGCTTCGACGGTGGGGACACTTGGGTAGCCAATGGATTTAACGAGTTCAAAGGCTATTGGACAATCCCAGCGAATGGTTCAGGATGGCGAGGGGGTGTCGCAAACATGCGAGTGATACTTTCCGAATTCCCACTTGGTATGGATTTGGTTGTTGACGATTTTGAGTTGACCCAATTTGTTTAA
- a CDS encoding predicted protein: MRLCRVFSLPVFVAWCILDGPRPCTRASAFHIPKVVVSRCIRNSQSATLSSTVLGVKIDKGFNLLELAGGVVPQGNLVKTAKEGWKFIWKRMMAELAPQDETGNYQRPSYKFQGRLGTTEFPDEAGRYHLYLGNPCPWCHRCLLAVNLLNLRDGISLTRLEDNPEKASRGGWIFSATDRDPFGNKDLREVYDQLSPGYRGRCTAPLLVDKKSRSIVSNESSDIVRMLNSVRLGGDPGIQRFNLYPEELTQEIDKTNEWVYDMVNNGVYRCGFATTQAAYDEASSSVREGLAKVEKQLYNRNFLLGDQFSEADLRLLPTMLRFDCAYAPLFRAGGAHLRIRSDYPEIYAWLKRCWGLEGVSSSIDLPDACGSYYRQLFPLNPSGIVPTPVTAASLGLER; this comes from the coding sequence ATGAGGCTTTGCCGCGTATTCTCGCTGCCTGTATTCGTCGCATGGTGCATTCTTGACGGTCCACGGCCCTGTACGAGGGCCTCTGCATTTCATATCCCAAAGGTAGTAGTCTCTCGATGCATTCgcaattcacagtcagcaacgCTGTCTTCAACGGTACTTGGCGTAAAAATCGACAAAGGCTTCAACTTACTAGAACTCGCTGGGGGCGTGGTTCCACAGGGAAACCTTGTCAAAACGGCCAAGGAAGGTTGGAAGTTTATCTGGAAACGAATGATGGCGGAGCTGGCACCTCAGGATGAAACTGGAAACTATCAACGACCCTCATACAAATTTCAGGGACGTCTCGGCACTACCGAGTTTCCTGACGAAGCTGGTCGATACCATTTGTATTTGGGCAATCCTTGTCCCTGGTGCCATCGTTGTCTCTTAGCAGTGAACTTGCTGAACTTGAGAGATGGTATTTCACTCACGCGACTAGAGGACAATCCAGAAAAGGCCTCTCGGGGTGGCTGGATATTCTCGGCGACTGATCGTGATCCCTTTGGAAACAAGGATTTACGGGAAGTGTATGATCAATTATCACCAGGTTACCGAGGTCGTTGCACCGCCCCTCTACTTGTTGATAAAAAGTCCCGGAGTATAGTTTCCAACGAGTCGTCTGATATTGTACGCATGCTCAACAGCGTACGACTGGGAGGAGATCCTGGAATACAGAGATTCAATCTTTACCCTGAAGAACTGACCCAAGAGATTGACAAAACCAATGAGTGGGTGTACGATATGGTGAACAATGGCGTCTACCGCTGTGGTTTTGCAACTACTCAAGCCGCATACGATGAAGCGTCTTCATCAGTGAGAGAGGGTCTTGCTAAGGTTGAAAAACAACTATACAACCGGAACTTCTTGCTGGGAGACCAGTTTAGTGAAGCAGACTTACGACTTCTGCCAACAATGTTACGATTTGATTGCGCCTATGCACCTTTATTCCGAGCAGGAGGGGCCCACTTACGTATACGCAGCGACTATCCTGAGATATATGCATGGCTCAAACGCTGTTGGGGCTTGGAGGGCGTCAGTTCATCGATCGATCTACCTGACGCGTGTGGTTCCTACTATCGTCAGTTGTTTCCTTTGAATCCGAGTGGTATTGTGCCAACACCAGTTACCGCCGCCAGTTTGGGGCTTGAAAGATAG
- a CDS encoding predicted protein — protein sequence MADGEVGDNVAFGFCVSLTVNDIVADSLIVIVPVLYLFSQGRLVHSLSVRKCPRNLPSIECFPLQTLSPPFEDDAYRSICNFYRENYSRKRIVPSLPKFNCTTTDDVVCFMRCEGSDRIVAAVRLTHDSTHPEYVFIRSLCIEVSLRRQGLGSQLLQRAMDNFGAWSYYCLADPLLTSFYVAAGFTKADSSNDVPTSISQRYESIARRVQRKNRELHFFVRRPQPPPCAVILLQHVNENNRATATGWLVDDEAYQKATGTNLTTLQSQLTVARWTWSGRADNEHIQKMLSDLPSTPILLWAKKADKSYRMVASGEHFTPIYIILDGTWQEAQSMFRKIPSLWQLPRLSLSSSTRSSYVLRHDYTGWKQRFSSQGGEDLLCTAEVIAALLDESLNRESGNLIRNRLRYFQDNFPQVSARSFDADADSGTEV from the exons ATGGCTGACGGTGAGGTCGGTGACAATGTGGCGTTTGGCTTTTGCGTGagcctcactgtcaatgacaTCGTTGCCGACTCATTAAT TGTCATCGTACCTGTGTTGTACCTATTTTCACAAGGTCGTTTGGTACACTCACTTTCTGTCCGAAAGTGTCCTCGAAATCTTCCTTCGATTGAATGTTTCCCATTGCAAACGCTCTCGCCTCCTTTTGAAGACGATGCCTATCGAAGTATCTGCAACTTCTACCGGGAAAACTACTCGCGGAAACGTATTGTCCCGTCGCTTCCCAAATTTAATTGTACGACCACCGACGACGTGGTCTGTTTTATGCGCTGTGAGGGTTCCGACAGGATTGTCGCCGCCGTGAGGCTCACCCACGATTCAACGCATCCCGAGTATGTCTTCATACGATCTTTGTGCATCGAGGTAAGCTTACGGAGACAAGGTCTCGGTTCGCAGCTGCTGCAGCGAGCGATGGACAACTTCGGGGCATGGTCCTACTACTGTCTCGCAGATCCCCTGTTGACATCATTTTACGTAGCAGCAGGCTTTACAAAGGCTGACTCCTCGAACGACGTACCTACATCCATCAGTCAGCGCTACGAATCTATCGCTCGTCGGGTCCAGCGCAAGAATCGAGAGCTGCATTTTTTTGTTCGAAGACCACAACCGCCTCCTTGTGCCGTTATTCTACTGCAACATGTCAACGAAAATAATCGAGCCACCGCTACGGGCTGGCTCGTTGATGACGAAGCCTATCAAAAAGCGACTGGTACAAATCTGACCACTTTACAATCCCAACTTACCGTGGCGCGCTGGACATGGTCTGGGCGTGCCGACAACGAACACATACAAAAGATGCTGTCCGATCTACCATCAACACCGATCTTGTTGTGGGCTAAGAAAGCTGACAAGTCGTATAGAATGGTAGCAAGTGGTGAACATTTTACACCAATCTATATTATACTGGATGGCACCTGGCAGGAAGCCCAGTCCATGTTTCGGAAAATCCCGTCGCTTTGGCAATTGCCACGTTTGTCGCTTTCCTCCAGCACGCGGTCCTCCTACGTGTTGCGACACGACTATACGGGATGGAAACAACGGTTTAGCAGTCAAGGTGGAGAGGATCTACTCTGTACTGCCGAAGTGATTGCGGCACTTTTAGATGAGAGCCTAAACCGAGAAAGTGGGAACCTAATTCGGAATCGTTTGCGTTATTTTCAAGACAACTTCCCCCAAGTAAGTGCTCGTTCTTTCGACGCTGATGCTGACAGCGGCACCGAAGTTTAA
- a CDS encoding predicted protein, with the protein MSISAFQLPAMGPIAAPPGLWGAGIAAFQGLVISSSFSTEIKSPTLYSKFAAGKKLDNPISSQNGMFRIYVPSAIVATLGALATYGTKNFRFALPLLALHFWKRSAEVAFVHNYSGTMPAASANTISTYYTLTTILVGATALPLKDVLDGFKTAAVTLFSVGTLGNAYHHLLLAKLRSSKDPNNDNRQYIPPKGGLFSLVAAPHYMFELVAWLGIACAAQQANAFLTFASMCSYLAGRAYKTNEIYCNQFNEDEWPRSRKNMLPWLF; encoded by the coding sequence ATGAGTATTTCGGCCTTTCAACTTCCTGCGATGGGTCCAATAGCGGCTCCGCCCGGATTATGGGGCGCCGGCATCGCGGCTTTTCAAGGATTGGTTATCTCCTCGAGTTTTTCCACCGAAATAAAAAGCCCCACCCTGTACTCGAAGTTCGCCGCAGGCAAAAAGCTAGACAATCCTATTTCGAGCCAGAACGGCATGTTTCGCATTTACGTACCTTCGGCAATTGTAGCAACTCTAGGCGCACTGGCTACATACGGAACGAAAAATTTCCGGTTTGCTCTGCCGCTACTGGCATTGCATTTCTGGAAACGTAGTGCGGAAGTTGCTTTCGTTCACAACTACTCGGGCACCATGCCGGCGGCGAGCGCCAATACCATCTCGACCTATTACACACTCACGACCATTCTCGTCGGCGCCACGGCTTTGCCCTTGAAGGATGTATTGGACGGGTTCAAAACGGCCGCGGTCACGCTTTTTTCTGTTGGTACGCTTGGAAACGCTTATCATCATCTGTTGCTCGCAAAGCTGCGCAGTTCGAAAGATCCAAATAACGACAACAGGCAGTACATTCCACCAAAGGGTGGCCTTTTTTCACTCGTGGCAGCTCCTCACTACATGTTCGAACTGGTGGCTTGGCTTGGAATTGCCTGCGCCGCACAGCAGGCCAACGCTTTCTTAACCTTTGCGTCCATGTGCTCCTATCTCGCCGGAAGGGCTTACAAGACGAACGAAATCTATTGCAATCAGTTTAATGAGGATGAATGGCCGCGTAGTCGCAAAAATATGCTTCCTTGGCTGTTCTAG